In the Dysidea avara chromosome 14, odDysAvar1.4, whole genome shotgun sequence genome, ACACTAAACAGTTCATCCTATTCATAAATTTACATTGAGTTTTGCTGCACGCACATATTATTGGTGTGGCAATACTTTGGGTGATTTGAGATCACAAGCCTAATACGTACATCCATTCAGTCATTGTTATTTTATTTCACTTTGGAAGCTAACTGTTACAACTGCTTACAATTTCATTATGTACTAAGCAAACGCAGTATTAACCTTCAGTattttctttgttttctttctCTTTTTAACAGACTTTGGCAATGAAGAAATCTTCCAGGTTGGGAATTTTAGCTTCCTATATTTCCGCTTGATTAGTTGTAATCTTTGCTTTGTTACAGGTCGTATTAGTATCCCTGTTTGTGGTGTTAGTTTTGAATAGAAGGTGTGGAATAATTTACTCAGTTGTTCACTGAATTCCTTCAATAAAGATTCATCGTTTGGAAAATTGAATGTTAGGTTTTCCAAATTTTTGAGTGTTATCCTTGCCTTGACCATTTCTTGCTCAGTAGTTGGTTTTGAAACCTGCAAAGTAACAGGTATATATATTGTTTCATTTATTTGCATACACATCACACAGACACACTGCATGTTGTATTCAACTGCATACAGTgtgatcagctgcaaaatatgATATACCTATAACTACACGTACAATGCATGATTATACACCCCTCCTTACCCTTTTGGTGGGCAGTGGATCCTTTAAACCATCAGAGGTCATCACCACACTTTCATTTGAAACAACATTACCACCATCACTACTGCTGGCATCACTACTGCTGAGTGCAGGAAGATCAGAAGAGTCATTTAATGGATCTGGAGCATCATTGCTATCAAGAACTCCCTGTTTGTCCAGATATTCGTGAATTGCAGAGTTGTCAGTTGATAAATAGGCACTATTTTTATACTCAAGGGGCAATGCATCGCAATCCCACTGTTGTATCCAACGAAATATTGTGAAGAAATGTTTACAAGGTAGATGCCACCGTTTCCAGTCTTTACATGAGCATGCCAATGTGCTGGCATTTCTACTGCCAAAGTTCACTGTGTGCTTCTTTGTATCTTTCATCACATGGAATTCGCCATGTACCCCAGTGTACTCTATTGCATCACAAGGGTATCTGTTACTCTTGGTTTTGCAAATCAAACAGTGCTTTACAACAGAAGGAGGCCTTCCATGTAAGTACTCAGGTACTGTTGATGATGGCAAACGATAACAATCAAGttgtttaaaattttggaaaatgtaGTTCTGATACATATCTGGTAGGAACTGGTCAACTATTATCCTCACTATGCCTGTAAGGGTAAGTGAAGCCTTACGAGGCAAGTAGGAATATTTCAGTACACGGTTAAGTGCCTCAGTTCCATTGTTTGTTTCTACAGCTGCATGATAGCTGCTGTCACGAAATGTTCTTGCCCATCTCTGTAACAAAATAGAAATAATATCATCTACATTATTATACCTACAGACATAACCATACTCATGCATGTAGACACTGACATAAGCGCAACTTCAGCATACCTGTGGAATACAAAGCCAAGTTGAAGTAAGCCAACCCTGAACATTGTCATGTTTCTTCCATACTGAGGAATCTTTCAAACATTTCACCGCACTCTTATACTTTTCATCAATCTTCATCATATTCACTTCATCTCCACCTTCGGTCCAAGCACAATCTCTCAGCAATTCCAACAACTTTTCTCCTTCCTCCTTTGTGAGACCATTCTTATGGGCTCTCACCCACCTTACCCAGGCCTGTTCTCTGTGAAAATCACAGATATACACAATTACACCTGGAAATGCCTGCCTCTGAATAATCACAGAGAAAAAAGGGTGGATTCCAATCTGGATTCCAACCTTGTAAAATGGTCAGAGCTTCCAATATTTGTTGGGCATTTTCATCCTGTACTACAAACTCTGCTACTACACAGTATCCCACATTTGTGCGGACACATGCGTAGCATCAATCAATGAGATAGTGTTCCCATACTTTACACATAACTTCTGTTGCCAATCTTCTTGATGCACCCAAAGAAGCCTTTGAGAAAACTGTTCTTCAACTTCAGCAGAATCAGAGCTCTTTACAAATGGACGGAAGTATTGCTTCCTAGTAGACAGTGATTCTCCACATTAACTTTTTCTGTAAGTTTTCTTGATCAAATTTTGACAGTTCAATAGCTCTCATGGCACAATGTATATGGTTTCTGATGTCATCTTTAGTTGGATTAAATGCTCGGTCCATGACATCTGGTAAAGAATGTTTCAATTCAATTGCAATTCTACTCTTCAACAGTTTCTGAACTGTGTCAATATCAGTTGTCCCTTCTCTCACAATTTCCTCAACAAATTTTGAAACAAGAGGATCAACTCTTTGTGACATTCCCCTAGCTCTTCCAGTGTGGCGTACACCATTATGAGCTGCATTGATGGAAAGTGATACATAGTACCTTGTCTCTGTATTAACAGATGACCCTTTCTTGAGGGCTTGTAGGATTTCCTGGTTCTTAGTGCTTTTAAGCTTTCTTAGCTGGCTAACTTTAGTGCTGTCTATTTGGTAATCTGGGTAAAGACGGTACTCCTTGATAATGATCTGTGCTTTGCATCCTGATTTTCTAGTTAACTTTGTACATACCCGTTTACTTGTTATTTCACGAGGTCGAAAGTAATGCTCACCATATTGACAATCCATTTTACGGACAGCAACTAACTGAAATGGAATCTCATCAACTGCACTTCAAAGGTACCAACAGTCTGCTTCCAAAAAATCTTTCTACCATCTGGCTGTAAATCATATAATAAATTACATTTCACTCATAATAAATACACACATTCTCTAGCATTCATGCTTGATGTCTATTTATGCACATTGTTAGTGGTGCTAATTTCAATAAATTGTAATAAGAAAATACGGGCTACTGCAGCACAATGATTCTCCTATAACAGGTACAGTGTACACATACCTGACTACTGACTGATCCACTTCTTCTTGTACCAAAAGTTGTTACTGTTAGTTGCTTATGGAGCAAAAGTATTCCATCAGCATCCTCCACAGTCCCCTCATAATAATTACCCTTTCTTTGCAATCCCACTGCCCAGGGTGGAATATTTCCATCTGAAGGGATAAAGTATTTCAACTCCAAGTTTCCACATAACACAGTCTCCCATGGGGAGATACATGTAACTAAATCTGGTACTGGTATTGAATCAGCCAaagtgtaaaaaaaaaaacaacgtTTTAACCATGAGATTAACTAAATGGTGGACTCAAAGACTAATCATACAAGCTATTATATTATCATAAGGGCGTAAAAGATCTATGATATTACCAAGTATGCAAACTGTAATTTTTAACTAAAGTAACGTTGAAAGTTCCTCCCCCATTCCAGCTCTGAATAACTTCCAATCAGTGTAGCACTATTAAATATCTCCTCACCATCCTGATCCATGGCTAGCCTGACAAGCTAAAAACGATTGCGGGAAAGGAACCCGCCAAAAATTGAAACCTTTAAAAGcactcgaaatatttaggctcgGTAGCTATGGGTTTTAATCATATTGCTGACTCATATATACGTAATTATTCTTAAGAGGCGCTTATAGACTCAACATGGgtgaaccatagataatatacgcgCTATGGATAGGAAACAAATAAGCGCCCTAGTCATATCCTGGTTACGCGCCCCGTCTCGAATGGCGACAGAATGTAGCAGCACTGATGTAGACTCTGTTTGAGACTATAAGGATGTTTTAAGATGTGTTTTTGATTCTGAAGAGTGCAAAATAGATACAGTTAAGGCTAAAAGGTTAAAAAAGCTGGTGGAGGACCTTTGCACAGTTCGAAATGAGGAGTTCATTAGCTACTATTGTATCGTAGAAAAGGATGTATCTCAGTTGAAGCGGAAAAAGAAGACATCTTTTAAGGATATGTACAAGTACTGCGAGGAGACTATGTCACGATACTTGAAGGGCATGAATATGGATGCTGAGCACAACAATCCAATTTTATGGCAGGTCTGGACTGCATGTCATGTTTCTTGTGTAACTAGCCAATATATAAGATGGTAGTAGACTCGTAAGTCTCTAGGTATAGTAGTCATATGTGCATAACAATTCACTATTGTAGCAGCAAATCCCATGCATCCATATTATAATTATCAGCCTGAGTCTGTTCCTTCTTCAGGCCCTAAGGCTAAGTAAGAATTTGTGGTGAAGTGTAAGGGTTTTAAGTATATAATATGTATGGAATGTAAACGATTGGCCCTAACATTGTGGAAAAATTCTGCTTTGTGATGTGTCTTTCACTTTGAAATGTTTTCCATTAGATGATAGTAGAGGTGTTATTTATGAAAGGGTCAGCTAATGAACTGACTACACAGTCTGTGTCACCATGTGTGGAGCCACGTGAATATTCTGTCATTGAGAAAAATGCCATCTACTATGCTGCTGGGTATGTGGTAAGGCGGACACTAAAAAAGTTTAAGACAGCAGATGATGATAGAGGAGCTGCAATTACCTCGGCTCTACTGAGCATGATAGAAGATGCTGAAAC is a window encoding:
- the LOC136244103 gene encoding uncharacterized protein, coding for MMKIDEKYKSAVKCLKDSSVWKKHDNVQGWLTSTWLCIPQRWARTFRDSSYHAAVETNNGTEALNRVLKYSYLPRKASLTLTGIVRIIVDQFLPDMYQNYIFQNFKQLDCYRLPSSTVPEYLHGRPPSVVKHCLICKTKSNRYPCDAIEYTGVHGEFHVMKDTKKHTVNFGSRNASTLACSCKDWKRWHLPCKHFFTIFRWIQQWDCDALPLEYKNSAYLSTDNSAIHEYLDKQGVLDSNDAPDPLNDSSDLPALSSSDASSSDGGNVVSNESVVMTSDGLKDPLPTKRRTGTSTTFTNGVMVSRLTSANTSGNGSATANTSAG